A stretch of DNA from Lotus japonicus ecotype B-129 chromosome 4, LjGifu_v1.2:
GACAACTTATTGTCACAGATCAAATCATTTTTTCAAGCTTCTTTATCCAGAAATCCACCAAACGGTTATATTGAAATTTCTCCCTCTTACTTCCCGCGTGAACTTTATTTCTTCGTACCAAAAACAAATCTAAtctttcttgattttttttttttggttacaatctTTGTTGATTTGTAATCAATTTATGCTTTAATTTTAGAATGAATCTTCAAAGATATATTGTACCGTCAATTAAACCTTAACACATTTTAAGATCAATCTAGGTTTACATTAAAGATTTCCACTGATTTAATTTAAGAATGATTCTCCATTTGCTATCTCTCTTTCACCCTCCTTCCTCAATTTCTTTCGGTGCTTTCTTCAATTCCCCTGTTCGTTCGATCATCATGAGGGACAAGAAAGAAGTATGGAAACTGGTGAAAAGTGTTTCAAACTATGAAACACGTCAAATGCTGTCTTCCAAACCCTTCAAGCCTGGCTTTCTTGACATGGTATTGTCAGAGGATTCAGAGCATGCAGCACAGTTTTACAGTGAAGAAGAATTGACTCAGATCAAGAAATTGAAATCACAGCTTGGATTGGGAGGAGGAACTTCAAAGACTGtagagaaaaatcagaatcagagggTGATCAGAGAAAGTGATGATCAAGAAACGTACtcacattcacattcacattcacaGGTTGAAGCGACAAAGGCAAAGAATAATCTGAGGGTGAATAGAAAAAGGCCCAGAATTCCAATTCAAGAAATGGTtcttgatgatgaagaagaggatgaaGCAGTACTCGCCAAACCcgcaaagaaaaaatcaagaaagaaGATTGCTTCAGAGAATGTGCAAGAGTTGCCTTTAGAGATCAGGAACCGAATTGCAGAGTTGAATGGTACTAATACTCAATTTCTCATGAGCAAGAAACTCTACAACACCGACGTCAAGGCGAATAACAACCGTCTGTCTATGCCGGAAAATAGTATCAAGTGTGAGTTCCgggaattgagtttggtgccccaccccttaggctttgcaccccactttattaaatacagaatttaaagttccgtatcaatacggaaaataaaattccgtatctgttttagtatataatgagtggttgaaaatgtgacacgcatgcttaaatacagtacggaattttaagttccgtattcaatagggagaatacggaattttaaattccgtatttgataaagtggggtggtgtcaagccccataggtggggtgccaaacccaactcccgtgAGTTCCTCACTGAAGCTGAGAAAAAATGCACTGCTGAACAGCAAGGTGTGGAAGTGACTGTGTTGGACCCATGTCTCAGAGAACACCCTTTGGTCTTGAAGAAGTGGAAGATGAACAGTGTCTTCGTCTACAATTTGATCAAGAATTGGAACAAGGTTGTATCTGAGAATCAtttccaaaaagaccatgaacTCCAAATTTGGTCTTTTAAGGTCATTAACAAACTCTACTTTGTACTCAACAAAGTCTGAAATGTTAGATTAGGAAATTTCAATTGTTGGATATTGATTGTTATTTTTTGAACAGATATTGAAATTTATTAATCCCATTCTTTAATATTTGTTTTGTTATATATACATGTCTTTTTATAAATCTGGACGGGGCGGGAcataagtatcccttattcccgcccaaatcgagcatttagatgaacgaaagcagccatggcggggtttgtggaacaacgtcgaagcccgcccttcttttggatgggtccacgcgccagctggaagaattcctttagttttgtcttatatgtatagaggcttgggccccgattgtcaggcccaagtacagatAAAGTCCACGTTATGACCAttcctataaaaggagaggtcaaccccttgtaaaaagcacctttcgaacatttaatgagaatattccttttgtgatatttagtactctgctagggtttactttctgtcagtttccgacgtcagatctccctagtacggaacattggcgccgtctgtgtgTCTTACTTCGATCTACTACTTGACATAGAAGGTGCGTtttaagatccatggaaactcgttcgtgtggtgtgggccgccgcgatcatcgccggaggggtggtcgtcacggcggccgcggcggtggacggtacaacaaccgcgaagtacctcaagagccggtgcaggaggcttcttcggcgggggttcactcggtggcgcagtcaccggtctcgttggtgaatgcagctccaggaagaccttcagatctgatagctagatcagatccaggagtcaggcgacgatcagcgccgcctgaatatgtaaatctggatgacctcaaaaccagcgttccgagaaaagcgccagaggtggtgacgggaatcactccggcgaccttgcaacaaatgttggacactttgcaa
This window harbors:
- the LOC130712448 gene encoding B3 domain-containing protein At2g24670-like, giving the protein MRDKKEVWKLVKSVSNYETRQMLSSKPFKPGFLDMVLSEDSEHAAQFYSEEELTQIKKLKSQLGLGGGTSKTVEKNQNQRVIRESDDQETYSHSHSHSQVEATKAKNNLRVNRKRPRIPIQEMVLDDEEEDEAVLAKPAKKKSRKKIASENVQELPLEIRNRIAELNGTNTQFLMSKKLYNTDVKANNNRLSMPENSIKCEFRELSLQGVEVTVLDPCLREHPLVLKKWKMNSVFVYNLIKNWNKVVSENHFQKDHELQIWSFKILKFINPIL